Proteins encoded by one window of Channa argus isolate prfri chromosome 13, Channa argus male v1.0, whole genome shotgun sequence:
- the LOC137139802 gene encoding trace amine-associated receptor 13c-like yields MDEAELCFPQLLNTSCKKHTRPHSESMLIYILLSFISLLTVVLNLLVIISISHFRQLHTPTNSIILSLAVSDVLVGLFVIPFQTLFMEPCWFLGDLMCSLWFFLAFITVPSSEVNMVLISVDRYVAICDPLHYSTRITQKRVQICVLLCWIYCVFYSFVLLYDNLNQPGRYNSCYGQCVINISGAVHIVLAFIIPVSTIIILYVRVFVVAVSQARAMRSHITAVKLQRSVTVTVKKSELKAARTLGVVVAVFLMCYCPFYCVSLSRSDITMASSTNTFINLLVLLNSCMNPVIYAFFYPWFRKSVKLIVTLQILQPQSSQANVL; encoded by the exons ATGGATGAAGCTGAACTTtgtttcccacagctcctcaacacttcctgcaagaaacacactCGTCCTCACTCTGAGTCGatgctcatttacattctgctgtccttcatctctctgctcactgtggttcttaacctgctggtcatcatctccatctcccacttcag gcagctccacactcccacaAACTCcatcatcctctctctggctgtctcagacgTCCTCGTGGGCCTATTTGTGATTCCCTTTCAAACACTTTTCATGGAACCCTGCTGGTTCCTGGGTGACCTGATGTGTTCTCTCtggttttttttagcatttatcaCTGTGCCTTCTTCAGAagtaaacatggtgctgatatcagtcgaccgttatgttgctatctgtgaccctctgcattattccaccagaatCACTCAGAAGAGAGTTCAgatctgtgttctgctgtgttggatttactgtgttttctacaGCTTTGTGCTTTTATATGATAACCTGAACcaaccaggcaggtataactcctgctatggaCAGTGTGTGATTAATATATCTGGAGCTGTTCACATTGTATTGGCCTTTATCATCCCCgtttccaccatcatcattctgtatgtgagagtgtttgtggtggctgtgtctcaggctcgtgccatgcgctcccacattacagctgtcaaactgcagagatcagtgactgtaactgtgaagaaatcagagctgaaagcagccaggactcttggagttgttgttgctgtgtttctcatgTGTTACTGTCCATTTtattgtgtgtctctctctcgctctgatATCACGATGGCTTCTTCGACCAACACTTTTATAAACCTTCTGGTGTTATTGAATTCCTGTATGAACCCTGTGATTTATGCCTTTTTCTACCCCTGGTTCAGAAAATCTGTTAAACTTATTGTTACACTACAGATACTGCAGCCTCAGTCCAGTCAGGCCAACGTACTGTAG